A region of the Polaribacter sp. L3A8 genome:
TGCAGGTTCTTTTGCTCAGTTAATGGCAAGAGATGGTAAGTACGCAACAGTTAAGTTACCTTCTGGTGAAACAAGATTAATCTTGTTAACTTGTTTAGCTACTATTGGTGTTGTATCTAATTCAGATCATCAATTACTAGTATCTGGTAAAGCAGGTAGAAGAAGATGGTTAGGTAGAAGACCTAGAGTTAATGCAGTAAGAATGAATCCTGTCGATCACCCAATGGGTGGTGGTGAAGGTCGTGCTTCTGGAGGTCATCCAAGATCTAGAAATGGTATTCCTGCTAAAGGATTTAAAACTAGATCTAAGACTAAAGCTAGTAATAAGTACATTATAGAACGTAGAAAGAAATAATAAGTTATGGCAAGATCATTAAAAAAAGGACCTTACGTTCACTATAAATTAGAGAAAAAAGTGTTAGCTAATGTAGAGGCTGGTAGCAAAACTGTAATTAAAACTTGGTCTAGAGCAAGTATGATTACTCCAGATTTTGTTGGACAAACAATTGCTGTTCATAACGGACGTCAATTTGTACCAGTTTATGTAACAGAAAACATGGTAGGGCATAAATTAGGCGAATTTTCACCAACTCGTTCTTTTAGAGGACACGCTGGTGCAAAAAATAAAGGAAAAAAATAGTAGGATATGGGAGTTCGTAAAAAAAACATGGCAGATCAGTTAAAAGCAGATAGAAAGCAACGTGCTTTCGCGAAGCTTACTAACTGTCCTACATCACCGAGAAAAATGCGTTTAGTCGCAGATCAGATAAGAGGAGTAGAAGTTGAAAAAGCTTTACAAATCTTAAAGTTTAGCCCAAAAGAAGCTTCAATTAATTTAGAGAAATTGTTATTGTCTGCAATTGCAAACTGGCAAGCTAAAAATGAAGATGCATCTATTGAAGAAGCTAAGTTGTTTGTAAAAACAATTTGCGTGGATAGCGCAGGAATGTTAAAGAGATTAAGACCAGCTCCACAAGGGCGTGCTCATAGAATTCGTAAGCGTTCTAATCACGTTACTTTAGAGTTAGGTAGTAAAAATTTAAGCAATTAATTAAAGTAGAAATGGGACAAAAAACAAATCCAATAGGGAATCGTTTAGGAATCATCAGAGGTTGGGAATCTAACTGGTACGGTGGTAATGACTACGGAGATAAATTAGCTGAAGATTTTAAAATAAGACAGTATGTTAATGCTAGATTATTTAAAGCAAGTGTTTCTAGAGTAATTATAGAGCGTACATTAAAACTTGTAACCGTTACTATCACTACTGCACGTCCAGGTATCATTATTGGTAAAGGAGGTCAAGAGGTAGACAAGTTAAAAGAAGAGCTTAAAAAAATTACTGGTAAAGAAGTTCAAATTAATATTTTTGAAATTAAACGTCCAGAATTAGATGCAAAATTAGTTGCAGTTAGTGTTGCTCGTCAAATAGAAAATAGAATTTCTTACAAGAGAGCGACTAAGATGGCTATTCAGGCTACTATGCGTATGAACGCTGAAGGAATTAAAATTCAAATTTCAGGTCGTTTAAATGGAGCTGAAATGGCACGTTCAGAACATTATAAAGAAGGAAGAATTCCACTTTCTACTTTTAGAGCTGATATTGATTATGCACTTGTAGAAGCTCATACTCAATACGGAAGACTAGGTGTTAAAGTATGGATTATGAAGGGTGAGGTATATGGTAAAAGAGAATTGTCTCCATTAGTTGGTTTGTCTAAAAAACAAGGCGGTAATAAAGGTGGTGGTGATAGATCTAAACGTCAACAACCTCGTAGAAGAAAATAATTTTTAAAATTAGAAATTAAAAATGTTACAGCCAAAAAGAGTAAAATACCGTAAGGTACAGAAGGCGAAAGGAAATATGACTGGTATTTCTGGTAGAGGAAATCAACTTTCTAATGGAATGTTTGGTATCAAATCTTTAGACCAGAACTTGTTAACTTCTCGTCAAATAGAAGCAGCTCGTATCGCGGCAACTCGTCATATGAAAAGAGAAGGTCAGTTATGGATTAAAGTTTTTCCAGACAAGCCTATCACTAAGAAACCTTTAGAGGTACGTATGGGGAAAGGGAAAGGAGCTCCAGATCATTTTGTTGCAGTTATTAAACCAGGTAGAATTTTGTTTGAAATTGGTGGAGTACCAATTGATGTTGCAAAAGAAGCTTTACGTTTAGCAGCTCAGAAACTTCCAGTTAAAACGAAGTTTGTAGTAGCAAGAGATTTTGATATTAACGCATAATTCTAAATAAAATGAAACAATCTGAAGTAAAAGAATTATCTATAGCTGATCTTAATGAGAAGCTTGGAGCGTTGCAAAAGAATTATACTGATCTTAAAATGGCTCACGCAATAACTCCTTTGGAGAATCCATTGCAATTGAGAGGATTAAGAAGAACTGTAGCAAGAATTGCAACAGAATTAACAAAAAGAGAATTACAATAATTCTATAGTCAGTTTTAAAGATGGAAAAAAGAAATCTTAGAAAAGAGAGAATTGGTGTTGTTTCTAGTAACAAAATGGAAAAATCTATTGTTGTTGCAGAAACTAAGAGAGTAAAGCACCCAATGTACGGTAAATTCGTATTAAAGACGAAAAAGTATGTTGCACACGACGAACAGAATGATTGCAACGAAGGAGATACTGTTAGGATCATGGAAACAAGACCTATGAGTAAATCTAAACGTTGGAGATTAGTAGAAATCCTAGAAAGAGCTAAATAATATGTTACAGACAGAATCAAGATTAAAAGTCGCAGATAACACTGGAGCAAAAGAAGTTTTAGTGATTAGAGTTTTAGGAGGAACAAGAAAACGTTACGCAAGTATTGGAGACAAGATTGTTGTAGCTGTTAAATCTGCAACTCCTAACGGAACTGTAAAAAAAGGTCAAGTATCTAGAGCAGTTGTTGTAAGAACGAAAAAAGAAGTAAGACGTAAAGACGGATCATACATCAGATTTGATGATAACGCTTGTGTACTTTTAAATCCTACAGAGGAGATGAGAGGAACACGTGTTTTTGGCCCTGTTGCACGTGAGCTTCGTGAGAAACAATTCATGAAAATAGTATCATTAGCACCTGAAGTGCTTTAAATCATTAATAAGATGAAGAAGTTCAAAATAAAATCAGGAGATACTGTAAAAGTAATTGCAGGAGATCATAAAGGATCTGAAGGTAAAGTTTTACAAATCATTAA
Encoded here:
- the rpsS gene encoding 30S ribosomal protein S19 gives rise to the protein MARSLKKGPYVHYKLEKKVLANVEAGSKTVIKTWSRASMITPDFVGQTIAVHNGRQFVPVYVTENMVGHKLGEFSPTRSFRGHAGAKNKGKK
- the rplV gene encoding 50S ribosomal protein L22, with amino-acid sequence MGVRKKNMADQLKADRKQRAFAKLTNCPTSPRKMRLVADQIRGVEVEKALQILKFSPKEASINLEKLLLSAIANWQAKNEDASIEEAKLFVKTICVDSAGMLKRLRPAPQGRAHRIRKRSNHVTLELGSKNLSN
- the rpsC gene encoding 30S ribosomal protein S3 is translated as MGQKTNPIGNRLGIIRGWESNWYGGNDYGDKLAEDFKIRQYVNARLFKASVSRVIIERTLKLVTVTITTARPGIIIGKGGQEVDKLKEELKKITGKEVQINIFEIKRPELDAKLVAVSVARQIENRISYKRATKMAIQATMRMNAEGIKIQISGRLNGAEMARSEHYKEGRIPLSTFRADIDYALVEAHTQYGRLGVKVWIMKGEVYGKRELSPLVGLSKKQGGNKGGGDRSKRQQPRRRK
- the rplP gene encoding 50S ribosomal protein L16; this translates as MLQPKRVKYRKVQKAKGNMTGISGRGNQLSNGMFGIKSLDQNLLTSRQIEAARIAATRHMKREGQLWIKVFPDKPITKKPLEVRMGKGKGAPDHFVAVIKPGRILFEIGGVPIDVAKEALRLAAQKLPVKTKFVVARDFDINA
- the rpmC gene encoding 50S ribosomal protein L29 — protein: MKQSEVKELSIADLNEKLGALQKNYTDLKMAHAITPLENPLQLRGLRRTVARIATELTKRELQ
- the rpsQ gene encoding 30S ribosomal protein S17, which codes for MEKRNLRKERIGVVSSNKMEKSIVVAETKRVKHPMYGKFVLKTKKYVAHDEQNDCNEGDTVRIMETRPMSKSKRWRLVEILERAK
- the rplN gene encoding 50S ribosomal protein L14 — protein: MLQTESRLKVADNTGAKEVLVIRVLGGTRKRYASIGDKIVVAVKSATPNGTVKKGQVSRAVVVRTKKEVRRKDGSYIRFDDNACVLLNPTEEMRGTRVFGPVARELREKQFMKIVSLAPEVL